A single window of Enterobacteriaceae bacterium ESL0689 DNA harbors:
- the phoQ gene encoding two-component system sensor histidine kinase PhoQ, whose protein sequence is MKNPLRHFLPVSLRFRFLLATAAVVLVLSLAYGMVALIGYSVSFDKTTFRLLRGESNLFYMLSRWENNQLTVDLPDSLNTPNSTVALIYDEKGKLLWMQRDVTWLAKHIQPGWLKSNGFREIESSVNSSMLLRNNHKIQSELNALRHRNEGSEMTHLAAINVYPATAKMPQLSIVMIDTIPVELKRSYMVWSWFIYVLAANLLLVIPLLWLAAWWSLRPIESLAKEVRELEEHHREMLNPDTTRELTRLVSNLNRLLKSERERYNKYRIALTDLTHSLKTPLAVLQSTLRSLRSEKIDLNEAESVMLEQINRISQQIVYYLHRASMRSGGTLLSRKLHPIAPLLDKLTSALNKVYQRKGVNITLDISPEISFVGEQNDFMEVLGNVLDNACKYCLEFVEVSVRQTNDNHLHILVEDDGPGIADNQRQAIFDRGKRADTLRPGQGVGLSVARDIVEQYSGDIRISDSLLGGACMEVIFGRQLPDTSED, encoded by the coding sequence ATGAAGAATCCATTACGCCATTTTCTGCCTGTTTCATTGCGCTTTCGTTTTCTGCTGGCGACTGCCGCCGTAGTGCTGGTGCTTTCACTGGCCTATGGCATGGTGGCCTTGATTGGTTATAGCGTTAGCTTTGATAAAACGACGTTCCGCCTGTTACGTGGCGAAAGTAATCTGTTTTATATGTTATCCCGCTGGGAGAATAACCAGCTTACCGTCGATCTTCCTGATAGCCTCAATACTCCGAACTCCACCGTCGCACTGATTTATGACGAGAAAGGGAAATTGCTCTGGATGCAGCGTGATGTTACCTGGCTGGCAAAACATATTCAGCCCGGCTGGCTGAAGAGCAATGGCTTTCGGGAAATTGAATCCAGTGTCAATAGCAGTATGCTGTTGCGCAATAATCATAAAATACAGTCTGAGCTCAATGCGCTTCGCCATCGTAATGAGGGATCAGAAATGACCCATCTGGCGGCGATCAATGTCTATCCGGCGACCGCTAAGATGCCACAGTTGAGCATTGTGATGATCGATACTATTCCGGTCGAACTGAAACGTTCTTATATGGTCTGGAGCTGGTTTATCTACGTGCTGGCCGCTAATCTGCTGCTGGTGATCCCGCTGCTCTGGCTGGCCGCATGGTGGAGTCTGCGGCCGATTGAGTCACTGGCAAAAGAGGTGCGCGAACTGGAAGAGCACCATCGTGAAATGCTCAATCCCGATACCACCCGTGAACTTACCCGGCTGGTCAGTAATCTCAACCGATTACTGAAAAGTGAGCGTGAACGTTATAACAAATATCGTATCGCGTTGACCGATCTGACCCACAGTCTGAAAACACCGCTGGCGGTGCTGCAAAGTACACTGCGTTCGCTGCGCAGTGAGAAAATTGATCTCAATGAAGCCGAGTCGGTGATGCTGGAACAGATCAACCGTATCTCGCAACAAATTGTCTATTATCTCCATCGCGCCAGTATGCGCAGTGGTGGCACGCTACTGAGCCGCAAACTGCATCCCATTGCGCCGCTGCTTGATAAGCTGACCTCGGCATTAAATAAGGTCTATCAACGCAAAGGAGTGAATATTACCCTCGATATTTCGCCGGAGATCAGTTTCGTCGGCGAGCAGAATGATTTTATGGAGGTGCTGGGCAACGTGCTCGATAATGCCTGTAAATATTGTCTTGAGTTTGTTGAGGTGTCGGTTCGTCAGACGAACGATAATCATTTGCATATTCTGGTGGAAGATGATGGCCCGGGGATTGCGGACAACCAGCGCCAGGCAATATTCGATCGGGGAAAACGTGCCGATACCTTACGGCCAGGCCAGGGAGTGGGGCTCTCCGTCGCCCGTGATATTGTCGAACAGTACAGTGGTGATATTCGCATTAGCGATAGTCTGCTGGGCGGTGCCTGCATGGAGGTTATTTTTGGTCGCCAGCTACCCGATACATCAGAAGACTAA
- the pepT gene encoding peptidase T, producing the protein MDKLLERFLQYVAVDTQSKSGVRHVPSTEGQWKLLRLLQQQLEDMGLVNVTLSDKGTLMATLPANIDGDIPAIGFIAHVDTAPDFSGKNVNPQIVDNYRGGDIALGMGDEVLSPVMFPVLHQLLGQTLITTDGKTLLGADDKAGIAEIMTALTILQQNKIPHGDIRVAFTPDEEVGKGAKYFDTQAFDARWAYTVDGGGVGELEYENFNAASVIIRIVGNNVHPGTAKGVMVNALTLATRIHAEIPADQTPENSEGYQGFYHLMEIKGTVDRARMHYLIRDFDRKQFEARKRKMIEITKKVGKGLHPACYIELDMTDNYYNMHEKVVAHPHVVDIARQAMIDCDITPIIKPIRGGTDGAQLSFMGLPCPNLFTGGYNYHGKHEFVTLEGMEKAVQVIVRIAQLTAQHSEVYASCQDEKS; encoded by the coding sequence ATGGATAAATTACTGGAGCGCTTTTTGCAATATGTTGCTGTGGATACACAGTCAAAGTCGGGAGTGCGCCACGTACCCAGTACCGAAGGGCAGTGGAAACTATTACGCCTGTTACAGCAGCAATTAGAGGATATGGGGCTGGTCAATGTGACACTCAGTGATAAAGGAACCCTGATGGCAACGTTACCGGCAAATATCGACGGTGATATCCCGGCGATTGGTTTTATTGCCCATGTGGATACTGCGCCTGATTTCAGTGGTAAAAATGTCAATCCGCAAATCGTCGATAATTACCGTGGTGGCGATATTGCGCTGGGTATGGGAGATGAAGTCTTGTCGCCAGTGATGTTTCCGGTACTGCATCAGCTGCTGGGTCAGACACTGATCACCACCGATGGTAAAACATTACTTGGTGCCGATGATAAAGCCGGTATTGCTGAAATTATGACCGCACTGACGATCCTTCAGCAGAATAAGATCCCGCACGGCGATATACGGGTCGCGTTTACCCCCGACGAAGAGGTGGGAAAGGGAGCTAAATATTTTGACACCCAAGCCTTTGATGCCCGCTGGGCCTATACCGTTGACGGTGGGGGTGTCGGGGAACTGGAGTATGAAAATTTCAATGCCGCCTCGGTGATCATCAGAATTGTCGGTAATAATGTCCATCCCGGAACGGCGAAGGGGGTGATGGTTAATGCATTGACCCTGGCGACCCGGATCCACGCTGAAATTCCGGCTGATCAAACCCCGGAAAACAGCGAAGGTTATCAGGGGTTTTATCATCTGATGGAGATAAAAGGCACCGTTGATCGTGCCAGAATGCATTATCTGATCCGCGATTTTGATCGTAAACAGTTTGAAGCGCGTAAACGCAAAATGATCGAAATTACGAAAAAGGTCGGCAAGGGACTGCACCCGGCTTGCTATATTGAGCTGGATATGACAGACAACTACTACAATATGCATGAAAAAGTGGTCGCACATCCCCATGTGGTGGATATCGCCCGTCAGGCGATGATCGATTGTGATATTACCCCGATCATCAAACCGATTCGTGGCGGCACTGACGGTGCCCAGCTTTCCTTTATGGGACTACCCTGTCCCAATCTGTTTACCGGCGGCTATAACTATCATGGTAAACATGAATTTGTCACCCTCGAAGGGATGGAAAAGGCGGTACAGGTGATTGTTCGCATTGCGCAGTTGACTGCACAACACAGCGAAGTTTACGCCAGCTGCCAGGATGAAAAATCATGA
- the potA gene encoding spermidine/putrescine ABC transporter ATP-binding protein PotA, producing MNKKLNTQPRSLSPLVQLTAIRKSFADKMVIPDLNMTIHDGEFLTLLGPSGCGKTTVLRLLAGLETVDNGRIDLEGQEITHVAAEHRHVNTVFQSYALFPHMTVFDNVAFGLRMQKTPATEITPRVIDALQMVQLAEFAQRKPHQLSGGQQQRVAIARAVVNKPRLLLLDEPLSALDYKLRKQMQNELKALQRQLGITFVFVTHDQEEALTMSDRIIVMREGRIEQQGTPREIYEEPDNLFVARFIGEINVFNATVIEPLDDQHARASVEGRECNICVKFPVSKGQSLNVLLRPEDLRVDEIHGSDKTDGLIGYIRERNYKGMTLESVVELENGKIVTVSEFFNEDDPDFDHSLNQKMAINWVESWEVVLADEEHL from the coding sequence CTGAATAAAAAATTGAACACACAACCGCGTTCGCTTTCACCGCTAGTGCAACTGACAGCCATTCGCAAAAGTTTTGCTGATAAAATGGTTATTCCGGATCTCAATATGACCATTCATGACGGCGAGTTTCTGACGCTACTTGGCCCTTCAGGCTGTGGAAAAACTACCGTTCTTCGTTTACTCGCCGGTCTTGAAACCGTGGACAACGGACGTATTGATCTTGAGGGACAAGAGATCACCCATGTTGCCGCCGAGCATCGTCACGTCAATACCGTCTTTCAGAGTTACGCGTTGTTTCCTCATATGACGGTATTCGACAATGTCGCTTTTGGCTTACGGATGCAAAAAACTCCGGCAACCGAGATTACTCCCCGCGTCATTGATGCCTTACAGATGGTACAACTGGCGGAGTTCGCGCAACGTAAACCCCATCAGTTATCGGGCGGTCAGCAACAGCGTGTTGCCATCGCCCGGGCGGTGGTGAATAAACCGCGTCTGTTGTTGTTAGATGAACCGTTATCCGCTCTCGATTATAAACTGCGTAAACAGATGCAGAACGAGCTCAAAGCACTGCAACGTCAGCTCGGTATCACATTCGTTTTTGTCACCCACGATCAGGAAGAAGCGCTGACAATGTCTGATCGCATTATCGTGATGCGCGAAGGTCGCATTGAGCAACAAGGCACCCCGCGCGAAATCTACGAAGAGCCAGACAATCTGTTTGTCGCTCGATTTATTGGCGAGATCAATGTGTTCAATGCCACCGTCATTGAACCTCTTGATGATCAACATGCCCGGGCCAGTGTCGAAGGACGGGAATGTAATATCTGTGTCAAATTTCCGGTCAGCAAGGGGCAGTCGCTGAATGTTTTGCTACGACCGGAAGATCTGCGTGTCGATGAAATTCACGGCAGCGACAAAACGGACGGGTTAATCGGTTATATTCGCGAGCGCAATTATAAAGGCATGACCCTCGAATCGGTGGTCGAGCTGGAAAATGGCAAAATAGTCACGGTCAGTGAATTTTTTAATGAAGACGATCCTGATTTTGATCATTCCCTGAACCAGAAAATGGCCATTAACTGGGTAGAGAGCTGGGAGGTGGTACTGGCTGATGAAGAACATCTTTAA
- the potB gene encoding spermidine/putrescine ABC transporter permease PotB encodes MKNIFKFQHLAVATIVGWLVLFVFLPNLMIIGTSFLTRDDAHFVKMAFSLDNYARLADPLYYEVLLHSLNMALLATLSCLLLGYPFAWFIASMPHKIRPLLLFLLIVPFWTNSLIRIYGLKIFLSTNGYLNSFLLWLGVIDTPLRIMYTPLAVIIGLTYILLPFMVMPLYASIEKLDRPLLEAARDLGASQLQTFIRIIIPLTMPGIIAGCLLVMLPAMGMFYISDLMGGAKNLLIGNVIKSQFLNIRDWPFGAATSITLTLVMGLMLLIYWRAARLLNQKADVE; translated from the coding sequence ATGAAGAACATCTTTAAATTCCAGCATCTGGCGGTAGCGACCATTGTCGGCTGGCTGGTGCTGTTTGTTTTTTTGCCCAATCTGATGATTATCGGCACCAGCTTTCTGACCCGCGATGATGCCCATTTTGTCAAAATGGCCTTTAGCCTGGATAATTACGCCCGGCTGGCTGATCCGCTCTATTATGAGGTGTTATTACACTCGCTGAATATGGCGCTACTGGCAACCCTCAGCTGCCTGTTACTCGGCTATCCTTTTGCCTGGTTTATCGCCAGCATGCCGCACAAGATACGCCCGTTATTGCTGTTTTTGCTGATCGTCCCGTTCTGGACCAACTCACTGATCCGCATCTATGGCCTGAAAATTTTTCTCAGCACCAATGGCTATCTCAATAGTTTTCTGTTGTGGCTGGGGGTGATTGATACCCCTTTGCGGATCATGTACACCCCACTGGCGGTGATTATTGGCCTGACCTATATTCTCTTGCCTTTTATGGTGATGCCCCTCTATGCCAGCATCGAGAAACTCGATCGCCCGTTGCTGGAAGCAGCCAGAGACCTGGGAGCCAGCCAACTGCAGACATTTATTCGCATCATTATTCCCCTGACCATGCCGGGCATTATCGCTGGCTGCCTGCTGGTTATGTTACCGGCAATGGGGATGTTCTATATTTCTGACCTGATGGGGGGCGCGAAAAATCTGCTGATTGGTAACGTGATTAAAAGTCAGTTTCTCAATATCCGTGACTGGCCTTTTGGCGCAGCCACCAGCATTACCCTGACTTTAGTCATGGGACTGATGCTGTTGATATACTGGCGTGCCGCCCGTTTATTAAATCAGAAGGCAGATGTGGAATGA
- the potC gene encoding spermidine/putrescine ABC transporter permease PotC, with translation MTGRVLRGSFMLALYSWLYIPIIILIVNSFNSSRFAIHWQGFTTAWYQRLIHNDSLLQAAQHSLSIAFLSATFATLTGSLTAVALYRYRFRGKPFVSGMLYVVMMSPDIVMAISLLVLFMIIGIQLGFWSLLFSHITFCLPFVVITVYSRLKGFDVRMLEAAKDLGASETTILSRIILPLALPAVAAGWLLSFTLSMDDVVVASFVTGPDYEILPLKIYSMVKVGVSPEVNALATILLILSLMMVIASQLIARDKTRGKSI, from the coding sequence ATGACCGGGCGCGTATTACGTGGCAGCTTTATGCTCGCCCTCTATAGCTGGTTATATATTCCGATCATCATTCTGATCGTCAATTCATTTAACAGCTCTCGTTTCGCGATCCACTGGCAGGGATTCACCACCGCATGGTATCAACGGCTGATCCACAACGATAGCCTGTTACAGGCGGCACAACATTCACTGTCTATCGCCTTTCTGTCGGCCACATTTGCGACCCTGACAGGCTCGTTGACCGCTGTCGCGCTATACCGTTATCGTTTTCGCGGTAAACCCTTCGTCAGCGGGATGTTATATGTGGTGATGATGTCGCCAGATATCGTCATGGCTATCTCTCTGCTGGTGCTGTTTATGATCATCGGTATCCAGCTCGGTTTCTGGTCTTTGCTGTTCTCACATATCACCTTCTGCCTGCCCTTCGTGGTCATTACCGTCTATTCACGCCTGAAAGGCTTCGATGTGCGGATGCTGGAGGCGGCGAAAGATCTTGGTGCCAGTGAAACCACCATTCTGAGCCGGATCATTTTACCGCTGGCCTTACCCGCCGTGGCTGCCGGATGGCTGCTGAGTTTTACCCTGTCAATGGATGACGTGGTGGTGGCCTCATTTGTGACCGGCCCGGATTACGAAATCCTGCCGCTGAAGATCTATTCAATGGTCAAAGTCGGGGTCTCACCTGAAGTGAACGCTCTGGCGACGATCCTGTTAATTCTATCGCTGATGATGGTCATTGCCAGTCAGCTCATTGCTCGTGATAAAACCCGGGGGAAATCAATATGA
- the potD gene encoding spermidine/putrescine ABC transporter substrate-binding protein PotD — protein sequence MKLSPRLLLAAGALVLGMNTVHADNSKTLYFYNWTEYVPPGLLEQFTKETGIKVIYSTYESNETMYARLKTYQQGAYDLVVPSTYFVAKMRKEGMLQKIDKSKLTQFHHLDPLMLNKPFDPNNDYSVPYIWGATAIGINSQAIDPQTITRWADLWKPQYKNSLLLTDDAREVFQIALRKLGYSGNTTNPQEIAAAYEELKKLMPNIAAFNSDNPASPYMEGEVNLGMVWNGSAWVARQSGTPLTVVWPEEGGIFWMDSLAIPANAKNVDGALKLIDFLLRPEIARQVAETIGYPTPNLTARKMLAPEVANDKSLYPDADTFARGEWQNDVGSTNVLYEEYYQKLKAGH from the coding sequence ATGAAATTATCGCCTCGTCTCCTGCTCGCCGCAGGCGCGCTTGTGCTCGGTATGAACACGGTTCATGCCGACAATAGCAAAACGCTCTATTTCTACAACTGGACCGAATATGTACCGCCAGGACTGCTGGAGCAGTTCACGAAAGAGACCGGGATCAAGGTTATCTATTCCACTTACGAGTCGAATGAAACCATGTATGCGAGACTCAAAACCTACCAGCAGGGTGCCTATGATCTGGTAGTGCCATCGACCTATTTTGTCGCGAAGATGCGTAAAGAGGGGATGCTGCAAAAAATTGATAAAAGCAAACTGACGCAGTTCCACCATCTTGATCCGCTGATGCTAAACAAACCTTTTGATCCCAATAATGACTACTCTGTGCCCTATATCTGGGGGGCCACCGCCATTGGTATCAACAGTCAGGCTATCGATCCGCAAACCATCACCCGCTGGGCGGATCTGTGGAAGCCACAATACAAAAACAGTCTGCTGCTCACCGACGATGCCCGCGAAGTGTTCCAGATTGCGCTACGTAAGCTGGGCTATTCCGGTAATACCACTAATCCGCAAGAAATTGCTGCCGCCTATGAAGAACTGAAAAAGCTGATGCCTAACATCGCGGCATTCAATTCCGATAATCCCGCCAGTCCCTATATGGAGGGCGAAGTTAACCTCGGCATGGTGTGGAATGGTTCGGCATGGGTTGCCCGCCAGTCCGGAACGCCACTGACGGTGGTCTGGCCCGAAGAGGGGGGGATTTTCTGGATGGATAGCCTGGCGATCCCGGCCAACGCGAAAAATGTCGATGGCGCACTGAAACTGATCGATTTTCTGCTACGTCCGGAAATCGCCAGACAGGTGGCAGAAACCATTGGCTATCCGACACCCAACCTGACCGCACGCAAAATGCTGGCTCCGGAAGTGGCGAATGATAAATCGCTCTACCCCGACGCCGACACCTTCGCCAGAGGCGAGTGGCAGAATGATGTCGGCAGTACCAACGTACTCTATGAAGAGTATTACCAGAAGCTCAAAGCCGGTCATTAA
- the cobB gene encoding NAD-dependent protein deacylase: MLSRRLQQLSRFRHKKRRLRERMREQVFFIDKVMAALMHKPCVVILTGAGISAESGIKTFRAADGLWEGERVEDVATPQGFVRDPARVQTFYNSLRRQLQQPDIAPNPAHQALAHLEAALGAHFLLVTQNIDNLHERSGSRRIIHMHGELLKVRCTRSGKIQEWHGDVMAEDRCHCCQPPAPLRPHIVWFGEMPLGMAEIDRALAQADIFIAIGTSGHVYPAAGFVHSARLQGAHTVELNLEPSLVESEFAEKHYGPASQQVVSFVEHLLASLPAGRRSDAAARDD, encoded by the coding sequence ATGTTATCGCGTCGTTTACAACAATTAAGTCGTTTTCGGCATAAAAAGCGCCGATTGCGTGAACGTATGCGCGAGCAGGTTTTTTTTATTGATAAGGTCATGGCTGCGCTAATGCATAAGCCGTGCGTGGTTATATTAACCGGTGCCGGGATCTCGGCGGAGTCGGGGATCAAAACATTCCGCGCCGCCGATGGACTGTGGGAAGGCGAGCGGGTCGAAGATGTCGCGACGCCACAAGGATTTGTCCGCGATCCGGCACGGGTGCAGACATTTTATAATTCTCTGCGCCGTCAGCTACAGCAACCGGATATCGCGCCGAATCCGGCGCATCAGGCGCTGGCGCATCTCGAAGCGGCGCTGGGCGCTCATTTTCTGCTGGTAACACAAAATATCGATAATCTGCATGAAAGATCCGGAAGCAGGCGGATTATCCATATGCATGGTGAATTACTGAAGGTACGCTGTACCCGGAGCGGAAAGATACAGGAGTGGCACGGTGATGTAATGGCGGAGGATCGCTGTCACTGTTGCCAGCCACCGGCCCCGTTGCGGCCACATATCGTCTGGTTTGGTGAGATGCCGCTGGGGATGGCGGAAATTGACCGTGCCCTGGCGCAGGCGGATATCTTTATTGCGATTGGCACCTCCGGGCATGTGTATCCGGCTGCTGGTTTTGTGCATAGCGCCCGTTTACAGGGGGCGCATACCGTGGAGCTTAATCTTGAGCCGAGCCTGGTGGAGAGCGAGTTTGCCGAAAAGCATTATGGTCCGGCAAGCCAGCAGGTGGTCAGCTTTGTCGAACACTTACTGGCGAGTCTGCCTGCGGGACGGCGCAGTGACGCCGCCGCCCGTGATGATTAA
- the lolE gene encoding lipoprotein-releasing ABC transporter permease subunit LolE: MTLPLSLRIALRFSRGRRRGGMVSLISLISTTGIALGVAVLIIGLSAMNGFERELNQRILAVVPHGEIEPQQQPWYDWPHALEKVEQVKGIVAAAPYIHFTGLVENGNNMRAIQVKGVDPQQESRLSALPRFVLHHGWRDFQAGKQQIILGKGVADALHVQPGGWITIMIPNTDAGHQLRQPKRIRLQVSGVLQLSGQLDHSFAMIPLSDAQQYLDMDNSVSGIAIKVSDVFRASTLVRAAGEAINSNLYIKSWIGTYGYMYRDIQMIRAIMYLAMVLVIGVACFNIVSTLVLAVKDKSSDIAVLRTLGAKDRLIRVIFIWYGLLAGSVGSLIGVLIGTVGALNLTAIMQGIERLTGHKLLSGDIYFIDFLPSELHWRDVLYVLITALLLSLLASWYPARRASRLEPARILSGQ, from the coding sequence ATGACCCTGCCATTATCACTGCGTATTGCGCTGCGTTTTAGTCGTGGACGGCGGCGGGGTGGCATGGTGTCGCTCATCTCGCTGATTTCAACCACTGGCATTGCCCTCGGTGTCGCGGTATTGATCATCGGTCTGAGCGCGATGAATGGTTTCGAACGCGAGCTGAATCAGCGTATTCTGGCCGTCGTGCCCCATGGCGAGATTGAACCACAACAACAACCCTGGTATGACTGGCCGCATGCGCTGGAAAAGGTTGAGCAGGTGAAGGGCATCGTCGCCGCAGCGCCCTATATTCATTTCACCGGGCTGGTGGAGAACGGTAATAACATGCGGGCGATTCAGGTGAAAGGAGTGGACCCGCAACAGGAGAGCCGCCTGAGCGCCTTGCCGCGTTTTGTCCTGCATCATGGCTGGCGCGATTTTCAGGCCGGTAAACAACAGATTATTCTGGGTAAAGGAGTGGCCGATGCGCTGCATGTCCAGCCGGGGGGCTGGATTACCATCATGATCCCGAACACCGATGCCGGGCATCAGCTTCGTCAGCCAAAGCGCATCAGATTACAGGTATCCGGTGTGCTACAGTTAAGCGGTCAGCTCGATCATAGTTTTGCCATGATCCCGCTGAGCGATGCGCAACAGTACCTGGATATGGATAACAGTGTCAGCGGAATAGCGATTAAAGTCAGCGATGTGTTTCGCGCTAGTACTCTGGTACGGGCAGCGGGCGAGGCGATCAACAGCAACCTGTATATCAAAAGCTGGATTGGAACTTACGGCTATATGTACCGTGATATTCAGATGATCCGTGCCATTATGTATCTGGCGATGGTACTGGTGATCGGGGTGGCCTGTTTTAATATTGTCTCGACCCTGGTGCTGGCGGTGAAAGATAAAAGCAGTGATATTGCGGTATTACGCACCCTTGGGGCGAAAGATCGCCTGATTCGGGTTATTTTTATCTGGTATGGTTTATTGGCCGGTTCTGTCGGCAGTCTGATCGGTGTGTTGATCGGCACCGTCGGGGCGTTAAATCTGACGGCGATAATGCAGGGCATCGAGCGGCTGACCGGCCACAAACTGCTGTCGGGTGATATCTATTTTATTGATTTTCTGCCCTCTGAACTGCACTGGCGCGACGTATTGTATGTACTGATAACCGCTCTTTTGCTGAGCTTGCTGGCAAGCTGGTATCCCGCGCGGCGCGCGAGTCGCCTTGAGCCTGCGCGCATCCTGAGTGGTCAGTAA
- the lolD gene encoding lipoprotein-releasing ABC transporter ATP-binding protein LolD — MNKILLQCDNLCKRYQEGQVQTDVLHHVSFSIAEGETMAIVGSSGSGKSTLLHLLGGLDTPTSGDVIFSGQSLKQLTAAARADLRNRELGFIYQFHHLLPDFSALENVAMPLLIGKQRASEIERQARAMLKAVGLEHRSDHRPSALSGGERQRVAIARALVNNPRLVLADEPTGNLDARNADTIFQLLAELNLARNTAFLVVTHDLQLAKRMNRQLEMRDGCLNDELTLTGARA, encoded by the coding sequence ATGAATAAGATCCTGCTGCAATGCGACAATCTCTGCAAACGCTATCAGGAGGGTCAGGTACAGACTGATGTGTTACACCATGTCAGCTTCAGTATCGCTGAAGGGGAGACGATGGCGATTGTCGGCTCTTCCGGTTCGGGTAAGAGCACATTACTACATCTTCTGGGGGGGCTGGACACGCCAACGTCGGGCGATGTGATTTTTTCCGGCCAGTCGCTGAAGCAACTCACCGCCGCCGCGCGTGCTGATTTACGCAATCGCGAACTGGGTTTTATTTATCAGTTTCATCATCTGTTGCCCGACTTTAGTGCGCTGGAAAATGTCGCCATGCCGTTGCTGATCGGGAAACAGCGGGCGTCGGAGATCGAACGCCAGGCGCGGGCGATGCTCAAGGCTGTGGGGCTGGAACATCGCAGCGACCATCGTCCGTCAGCCCTGTCGGGGGGCGAGCGCCAGCGGGTGGCGATTGCCCGTGCGCTGGTCAATAATCCGCGTCTGGTACTGGCCGATGAACCGACCGGTAATCTCGATGCCCGTAATGCCGACACTATTTTCCAGCTGCTCGCTGAGCTTAATCTTGCCCGCAACACCGCTTTTCTGGTGGTCACCCATGATCTGCAACTGGCAAAACGGATGAACCGGCAACTGGAGATGCGCGATGGTTGTCTGAATGATGAGCTGACATTGACCGGAGCCCGCGCATGA
- the lolC gene encoding lipoprotein-releasing ABC transporter permease subunit LolC, translating into MYQPAALFIGLRYMRGRAADRFGRFVSWLSTIGIMLGVMALITVLSVMNGFERELQNNILGLMPLAIVSTPQGSLNPQQLPQSAIQLAGVTDIAPITTSDVVLQSASNVAVGVMLGIEPTQDDPLTPFLINVAQSDLQPGRYNIILGERLASQLAVKRGDQIRLMVPSASQFTPMGRLPSQRLFHVIGTFAAGSEVDGYQMLVNISDASRLMRYPEGNITGWRLWLNQPLQVDELSQQPLPSAMTWQDWRQRKGELFQAVRMEKNMMGLLLSLIVAVAAFNIITSLGMMVMEKQGEVAILQTLGLTPRQIMLIFIVQGASAGIIGALLGTLLGILLASQLNYLLPTFGLFAGGGELPVVIIPSQVTLIALIATGLALLSTLYPSWRAATIQPAEALRYE; encoded by the coding sequence ATGTACCAGCCTGCGGCACTCTTTATTGGCCTTCGTTATATGCGTGGACGCGCTGCTGACCGCTTCGGTCGCTTTGTTTCCTGGCTTTCGACTATTGGTATCATGCTTGGTGTGATGGCGTTAATCACGGTGTTGTCGGTGATGAATGGCTTTGAGCGTGAGCTGCAAAATAATATCCTGGGCCTGATGCCCCTGGCGATTGTCAGCACCCCACAAGGGTCGCTTAATCCCCAGCAATTACCGCAAAGCGCGATTCAGTTAGCCGGGGTGACGGATATCGCCCCGATCACCACCAGCGATGTGGTATTGCAAAGTGCCAGCAATGTGGCGGTAGGAGTGATGCTGGGAATCGAGCCGACGCAGGACGATCCGCTGACCCCTTTTTTAATCAACGTGGCACAAAGCGATTTGCAGCCGGGTCGCTATAACATCATTCTGGGTGAGCGACTGGCAAGCCAGCTGGCGGTAAAGCGCGGGGATCAGATCCGCTTGATGGTGCCCTCTGCCAGTCAGTTCACCCCGATGGGACGTCTCCCCAGCCAGCGTTTATTTCATGTGATTGGCACTTTTGCCGCCGGTAGTGAAGTGGACGGCTATCAGATGCTGGTCAATATCAGCGATGCTTCTCGTCTGATGCGTTATCCAGAGGGAAATATCACCGGCTGGCGTCTGTGGCTTAATCAGCCTTTACAGGTGGATGAGCTCAGTCAGCAACCGCTGCCATCGGCCATGACATGGCAGGACTGGCGTCAGCGCAAAGGGGAGTTATTCCAGGCCGTGCGTATGGAAAAGAACATGATGGGACTGCTGCTGAGCCTGATCGTTGCGGTAGCCGCGTTTAATATTATCACCTCGCTTGGCATGATGGTCATGGAAAAGCAGGGGGAGGTGGCGATCCTGCAAACCCTCGGCCTGACTCCCCGGCAGATTATGCTGATCTTCATCGTCCAGGGCGCCAGCGCGGGAATTATCGGCGCGTTACTGGGGACTTTGCTGGGTATATTACTCGCCAGCCAGTTAAATTATCTGCTGCCGACGTTCGGTTTATTTGCTGGCGGTGGTGAACTGCCGGTTGTCATCATACCTTCTCAGGTGACCCTTATTGCGCTTATTGCCACGGGGCTGGCACTGCTATCGACACTGTATCCCTCCTGGCGCGCTGCTACTATTCAACCAGCCGAGGCTTTACGTTATGAATAA